The DNA window CACCCGCTCGGGCGCTTGCTCCGGCGCGCGACCGAGAAGGATCCGGCCGCGCGCAGCGTCACGGCGGAGAAGCTCCTGCGCGAACTCGAGGCCATCGATCTCGGCGATCTCGCGCCGAGCGCCTGGACGACGCGGCCTTCGACCGCGGACGGCGGCGGCGCGGGGCGCGCGCGGTTGATCGAGGGAGAGCGGCGGCAGATCACGGCGGTGTGTTGCTCGCTGACGGCCGTGAGCGTGAAGCCCGGCGCCGTGGATCTCGAGGAGCTCGACCAGATCCTCGGCGCGGAGCAGGAGGCGTGTGTCCGGATCACGCAGGAGCGCGGCGGGCACGTCGCGGGCGCGCTCGGCGGCGCGGTCCTCTTCTATTTCGGTTATCCCGCCGCGCGCGAGGACGACGCCCAGCGAGCCGCGCAGGCGGCCCTCGCCGCGATGGACGAGATCCGCCGGGTGAGCGCGGCGCTCGAGGCCACGCGCGGCGTGCGCGCCGAGCTCCGCGTCGGCATTCATACCGGTATGGTCGTCGCCCGCGAGTTACATGAGCCTTTGACCACGGGCGGCGGATACGTCATCGGTGATACGCCGAAGCTCGCGTGCCGGCTGAGCCGGCTGGCGCAGCCCGGGGCCATTCTGGCGAGCGAGAGCACGCACCGGCTGCTCCGCGGCCATTTTGCGTTCGACGAGGGCGGGGAGCAACCGCTCGGCAATGCCGCGGCCCCGGTGGAGCTTTACCTGCTCCAGCAGGGGGAGCCGGAGGGGGCCAGGGCGGCTCCTCTGGTCGGCCGCGCGCGGGAGATCGAGGCCCTGCTCGAGCGCTGGGGCCGGGTGCGCGGCGGCGCTGGGCAGGCCGTCGTCGTGAGCGGCGAGGCGGGCATCGGGAAATCCCGCCTGGTCCACGAGCTCCGGGAGCGAATTGGCGGCGAGGCGCATGCGTGGCTCGAGTGCCGCTGCACGCCGCGCACGACGAACAGCCCGTTTTTCCCGATCATCGACGCATTGACGCGGCTCCTCTGGCCGGGGCGAGAGGCGGCCCCCGAGGACCGCGCTGCGCGGCTCGAGGTGCTGCTCGCGAGACATGGCTTCGATCTCGCCGAGGCCATGCCCCTCTTCGCGTCCTTCCTGTCGATCCCATTGCCCGAGCGGTGGGCGCCGCTCGACGTCTCGCCGCAGAAGTTGCGGGATCTCACGCGGAATGCCGTCCTCTCGTTGCTCTTCGAGATGGCCGAGCGGGATCCGCTCGTGCTCCTGGTGGAGGACCTGCACTGGGCGGATCCGAGCACGCTCGAGCTCCTCGCGCAGCTCACGGGCGAGCTCGCCTCGGCGCGTGTCTACGCCCTCTTTTGCGCGCGCCGCGAGCTCGTGACGCGCTGGTCGCCCTCCGCGGTGCACCACGTCCAGCTCGAGCGGCTCGGTCGGCCCGAGGTCGAGCAAATGGCCGCGGTGGCGTCCGGTGGGCGTATCTTGCCGCCCGAGGTGCTCGACCGTATCGCCGCCCGCACCGATGGGGTGCCGCTCTTCGTGGAGGAGCTCGTCCGTATGATGATCGAATCGGGCGCCCTCGTGGAGAAGGCGGGCCGCTACGAGCTCGCCGGTCAGCTCTCGGAGCTCAGCATCCCGAGCACGCTGCGGGACCTGCTCACGGCGCGCCTCGACGGTCTCGGCCGGGCCAAGGAGACGGCCCAGGTGGCCGCCGCCATTGGTCGGGAATTCACGCTCGACCTGCTCGGCGCGGTCAGCCTCCTCGAGCCCGACGAGCTCTGCGAGCACCTCGACCAGCTCGTGGCGTCCGAGCTCGTGTATTGCAAGCGGCGGCTGCGAAACCCGGTCTACCAGTTCAAGCACCTCCTGGTCCGGGACGCGGCGTACGAGTCGATGCTGAGGCGATCACGAAGGGACGTGCACGCGCGTATCTCGACGGTGCTGGAGGAGAAATTCCCCGACATCCCCGAGGGGCGGCCCGAGCTCTTCGCTTATCACCTCGCGGCCTCGGAGCAGAAGCGGCGGGCCATTGGATACGCGCAAAAAGCGGTCATGGGCGCGATGCAACGGTCGGCCAACCGGGAGGCGATCGTGCACGCCAGGCAGGCGCTGGGCTGGCTTTCGGCCGTCGAGGACGCGCGAGAGCGGGCGACCGTCGAGCTCGAGCTGAATGGGCTGTTGATGCCTGCGCTGATGGCCACGCGTGGCTACGGCGCCACGGAGCCCCTGTCGGTCGCGCGGCGCTCCCAGGACATCATGGCCGAGCTCGGCGATCACCCGCTCGCCTTCGTCACCTCGTGGACCTTGTTTTTTTATTATCACAACCTGGGGTCCCGCGAGGAGCCGATGTCGATGGCGCAAGAGCTGCACACCGCGGCGACACGCAGGAAGGAGCCTGCGGAGGAGGCGGCCGCCCTGATCGCGCTGGGGGAATGCTTCTTCTTCGCGGGTCGCTTCGAGGAGGCTCGGGCCCGGCTCGAGCGCGCCGTGTCGCTCTATGATCCCGCGGAGCACCGCCGGTATGCCGTGATCCTCGGCGCCGATCTCGGGGTCCATGCCCGAGCGATGCTCTCCCTGGTGTTATGGCTCCTGGGATATCCGGAGCAATCGCTCGCGCAGGGTGAAGCCGCCATTGCCTGGGCTCGCGAGCTCGAGCACGCCAACAGCCTAGGCCTCGCGCTGCTGTACGTCGGCGGCCTCTGGCATTATCGGCGCGAGCCGGAGCACGTCCGGGCGGTGGCGACCGAGCTCGTCGAGCTCGGCGAGCGGATGGGCCTCGAGCCCTGGAACGTCGGCGGGGCCGCCCTCGGCGCGTGGGTCGAGCATGACCTCGAAGCGGCTGCGCGCTGCCTCGTGAAGTTCGGCTCCTTCGGCGGGGATGCGGCGATCCCCTACTGGAGCTCGCTCGTGGCCGAGTCCGAGGCCGCGCGGGGGCGGCTCGACGACGCGATCGCGCGCCTCCGGCAGGCGCTCGCGCTCGCCATGAAGTCGCGCGAGTTTTATTACGTGCCCGAGCTGAACCGCTTGCTGGGTACGTACCTGCTTCGGCGCGGCGGCGACGCGATCGGCGAAGCGGAGCATCGCTTTCGGGAGGCGATCGACGTCGCCCGCGCGCAAAGGGCGCGAATGCCGGAGCTACGCGCCACGATGGCGCTCTGCCGTATCCTCGTGCCCCGGGGCCGGATCGACGAGCCGCGGCGGAGGCTGGAAGAGGTCCTCGGGGGGTTTTCGGAGGGCTTCGGGACCGCGGATCTGAAAGAGGCCCGCGCGCTCCTCGTGGAGCTCGGCGGCTCCTCGCAGCGCCGCTGAACCCGAGGAAACGGAATTCGAGGTCAAACGCTGGTCGCTTGACCGGCGGAGGCGCCGTCCCATGTTCGGCCCAGACGAACGAGCGGGCGACGTGGGGCGCAGCCGTTCGGAGACCGTGGAAAGGAGAGCTGTCATGAGAAGGAAGCCTGACCTCTGGGCGCTCGCGGCGATGGCGCTCGTGTTATCGTCCTCTGCCTCCGCGTCGGACACGGAGAAGCTCGAAGCTCCCGAGGGGGGAGCGGCCACGGAGACGGACATCGAGGACGTCGCGGTTGATGATTTCTCCGAGGTATGGATCAAGGCGGTCGTCAAGGCGTGGGACGACGAGACCTTCAAGCAGGCGCTGATCGCGGACCCTGCGAAGGCGCTCGAGGAGTACTTCGACTACAAGCTCCCGCGCGACATCCATCTGGAGATCGTGGACAGTCAACCCGGAAAACCCGCCCCCTACAAGCTGGCGCTGCCGGCGAAGCCCGACCTCCTTCCCCCGGGCCCTGACAGGAGGCAGAGGGCGCCGATGAAGGCGGCGATGGTGGAGATGGACATGGATATGATGAGGGAGGTGCCGGGTTTCTGGGTCCCCTGCTGAGTCATTGTACGCTGTAAAGGCGGGCCGGATTGTCCCACAGAATTTTCTCGAGCACGCCCCCGGGGAGCTGCTGGCCCAGCGGGGCGAGTTTTTCCGTGATGTCGCTGTCGTGATCGAGGTGGGGAAAGTCCGTCCCGAAGATCAGGTTGTCCTCGCCGAGATACCGGACCAGCTCCGGGAGATAGGGCTCGTCGGGCTCGATGGCGACGAAACACTGCCGCCGGAAATACTCGGAAGGTCTTCGGCGGACGTTCTCCGCGACCTCACCCGAGAGGTTCCGGTATTCGATCTCGTCGAGCCGCCACAACCAGTACGGCAGCCACCCGCAGCCGGCCTCGAGGAACGCGACGCGCAGGGCCGGGTGCCGCTCCAGCACGCCCCCTTCGATCAGCGCGAGCAGCGCCATCATTTGCTCCATCGGGTGCGAGCATGCGTGCAAGGCGAAGCGGGTCTCGAATCGATCCGCCCCCGCGCTGGGGACACGCGCGTGCGCGCCTTCGTGGAGGGCGACCGCCACGTCGAGACGCTCGCACGCGGCCCAGAAAGGCTCATGGGCGGGATCACTCAGGATTCGCCCCTTCACCGGGTTCGGCCGCAGCACCACCGCTCTCCACCCCCACGCCGCGAAACACGCGAGATCCTCGACCATGGCGGCCGGGTCGTGGACGTTCACCACCCCGACGCCTCGGAGCCGCGCCGGATCGTGAGCGCAGAAATCGTGCAGCCATCGATTGTATGCGCGGGTGATGGCGCCGGCCAAGGCGGGGTCGAGCGTGTCGATCCCGAGCAGGGAGAGCGTGTTCGTCGGAAAGAGGAGGGCGATGTCGACGTGGGCTCGATCCATCGCCCGTAGCTGCGCGGCGGGGTCCCTGCCCGCCCATAACTCGGGGCCTCGTCGTGTCCCGACGGCGGCGAGCTCGCGAACGGCGCGCTCGGAGAGCTTGTGATGGACGGGCTCGCCATCGAGCATCAGCCTGCGCGTCTGGAGGCCGCTGCCGACGTCGAGGAAATAGGGCGCGCGCTCGCGGAAGGGCTCTTCCAGGTAATGCGCCCACATGTCGATCGGCTCGATGACGTGACGATCCGCGTCGATCAGCATGCTCCCTCCTCAGGTCAAGAATGGAACCGGGTTGAGCTCGGCCTCGTCGAGGGCGCGATCTCGCCACCCCAGGCGCACCGGCACGTCATAAAGCCGCCCTGGCCCGAAACGAGGCCAGAAATGCCGGAGCCCGGGGACCGTCACCTTGACGACGCAGAGGCCGAGGTCGGGCCGCGTCTGGTCGAGCACGAGCGTCTCGAGGCCTGCGCGGGCCGCGATCTGCACGCAAGCAAGGACGTCCGCGGCGAGGTCGCTCCCCTCGAGGGCGCGCGGGGCCTTTTTGCCCCTCCGGGGCGGCGTGTCGTCGGCGGGGATCAAAAAGCTCCGGTCTTCGAGCATTCGCACGTCGAGGAGCGGCGGCCGTTGACCCGCGGGGTCGTGGACCTGGTTCAGCTCCGTGAGCGCGCGCTGCGCGGCCACATGGACGTCGAGATGACAGCCGAAGCCGGCATCGAGCCCTCCGTCTTCCCGCGCGGCCGAGAGCGCGGCGAAGACCGGGATTCCGAGGTCGGTCGTGATGTCGAGGACCCAGAGCGTCCGACCCGACGAACGGTATGCGGCCTCGACCTCCTCGAAAAAAGGATCACCGAAGCTCGCCAGATCGACCCCGGGTCGGCGCAGCCGGTTGTACCACCAGATGGCGACGGCGTCGCGCTCGACGAGCTCGAAGAAGCCGTGCAGGACGGCCTCCTCCAGGCAATTGCCGGCCGCGTGACCATTGGAGCTGTACACGCAGAAGCGCTCCCCGGGGGCGACCGGGACCTGATCATAACAACAAGCCGTCGGCAGATACCGTCGCCGCTGCGTCGCGAGGGACCATACCGGCGTCCAGTCGATCTCGCGCCGCTCGTCGAAGGGCAGCGGGACATGCCATCTGGCGCTCCGCGCGGCGGTGTTCCACGCGTCGCGCGTCCGGTACTGGGAGTCGCTGAAGCCGAGGAGCTCGTGCGGGTGGACGCCCTCGTCGCCCAGATCGGCCCATCGGGCGCGGAGGGTGGGCTCGTCTCCCTGGAAGATGGCGCTCACCCGCTCGATTCCCTCACAAAGCGCGCTCGTCCGCGCCTGCGCTGCGTTGCGCCCCTTGCCACCCGCCACGGCACGAAAGTACCTCGGAGCCCGCGCGCCTGTCGCCGGCGCCACGGGATAATGTGCCGCGTGGAGGAACCACGGCGGACCGTCGCGCCCGGCGACGGGCTCCACGCGGGAGAGGACCCCGGTCACGGGGCTGATCAAATGCCGATGACGCGCGAAGGTCTCCTCCGGCGAGATCACGCGGCTCCCCCCGTCCCGAGCGGCGAGCCGCGCGCGGCGCTCGAACACCATCGGCGCAGCGGCCCGCCGCTTCACGAGGCCCGGGTCTCCGCAGGTCGGGCATTGCGGGCGCCTCTGCGCGGCGTGTTTCTCGAGCGTGAGGCGACCAAAATCGAGGACGCAGACGTGGTCTTCGATCTCGCTCCACCCGCCGCCCGTGATCCATCGGGCGATCACGAGCGCCGCGAACGCGTGCGCCGCGGCCAGGCCGGCGGAGCTCGCCGGGCGCGGGGAGGACGACGCGGGCAGAGCGCCGTCACGCTCGAGGGACGTCTGGACGGGGCGATTCGCGCGAATCCGGAAGGCAATGCAATCCCAGCACGGTCCACCCGCGTGGAAGACCGGCCCCATCCAGGGCGCTGCCCCGGACGGCTTCACGGGCACCCAGCAGAGGCCCTCGGCGAGGGCCTGCCGATGGATCTCCGCGAGCTCGGGCGCGAGGTAATCCCCGACGAGCACGACCCGCAGCCGAGCCCCGGCCCCGACCCTCGCGCCCGCCGCCCGCAGCGATTCACAGAATGGACTCGAATCCAGGCCTGCGAGCGCCTCGACCGTCACGGGCGTCCCCGAGAGGCGCTCGGTCGCGGCTTCCCCGGAGGCCCCGAGCGAGCGCCAGAAGGCGTCCTCGCCCGGAGGCACGAGCGAGGCAGGGGTCAAATATCCGCTCCGCTCGAGCAGCGTGAGCGTGTAATACACCTCGACCGCAGTGGCCCTCCCCCGGAGGGCCGCGATGATCTGCGCATTCGTGCGTATACCGTCCACGAGGGGCGCGACGAGCGCGTACAGGCGCCCCTGCAGGATCTCCTCGTCGTGCTCCCCGAGGAGCACGAGCCCCTCCGTGCCCAGGCGCGCTGGGCGAACGTGCGGCGCGAATCGCAAGACTCTGTTCATATCGCCCATCCGTCGCAGATGGCGGAAGCAAGAGCGTGGTGACCCGAATACGAAGGCGGGGAGCTTAACAGAAATCGTGTCCCTCGCGAGGGCGGGGCGCGCCATTCTCGCCGAGGAGAACCTCCCCTGTGCGGGACGGTCTCGGGCCGTATGTCGGCGTCGCAAACCCTAGCCGTTCACCGGCTCGCCTCGCAGGAGGAAGACCTCGACGAGGCGGCCTTGCCCCTCGACAGGCAACGTCCCGCCACACACGAGCGCGAAATGGCCCCCGAGGAGCCGCGCGGTCGTGCTGCTGAGGACGATGGTGTCGGGGACCGCGAGCGCGCTCAGGCGCGCGGCGATCCCGGGGGTGGTGCCGAGCGCGTGTGCTGGGCCGCCGATGTCGCGGGTTCCTACGAGGCCCGTATGCAAGCCGATCCGGACCTCGAGGCGGATCCCTCGTTTCGCCGATAACCACGCGCTCTGGCTGCGCACCCTCGACAAGATCTCCTGCGCGGCGCGACAAGCGCGCAAGGCGCCGTCCTCCGGCGTGGTATCGCAGCCGAAGTAGCTGAGCACCTCCTCGCCGAGCGAGCCCGCGAAGCGCCCGTGGTGGCGGCGCACGACGTCCGCGCAGCTCGCCTGCTCGAGGCTGATGAGCTCCTCGACCTCCTCGATATCGATGGCTTCGGGGCCCGGCCCGAGCGCCGTCAAGCCATGACAGAGGGCAGTGAGCTGCCGGCGCTCGGCCTCGGGCGAACGCGCCGACGGGACGAGCCTCACGCCCGAGCCGCGGACCTCGGCCCGCATGGGCAGGGTCGTCGGCGGCTGCGCCCGCCCGGCGACGGGCTCGATGAAATCCTCCCGCTCGAGCTCGTTCACGTCGCAAGCCTGGAGCCTCCAGAAGAGCCCCTCGGCGTCGACATTACGCTGCCGGACGTCCTTGAGCGTCGCCTCCCGCAAGAGCTCGCCGAGGGGGTGGCCCCAGAGCGGCCTGGGTATCGGGACAGGCGCGCGGCTCATCTGCTTGAAGAGGCACTCTTGCAAGGAGCCGCCGGTGATGACCGGCTCGCCCGTGAGGCATTCGAGAAAAACGAGCCCCCAGGCATAAAGGTCGGAGCGAGCGGTCGGCCGCATCGCCTGAATCTGCTCGGGCGCGGCATACCCAGGCGTGCACACGGCGTCCTTCGTGGCAGCCGTCCTGTTCACCCTCGAGCCCGTGATCGCGTCGACGAGCGCGCCGATGCCAAAATCGAGCACCATCGCGTTCCGCCGCGCGCCGGTCGGGACCACCATGATATTCGCCGGCTTGATGTCCCGATGAACGACCCCCTGGGCATGCGCGCAGCTCAGCGCATCCAGGACCTGGAGCATGAGGTGCCTGGCCTCACGCGGATCGAGCGCGCCCTCCCTGGCAAGGACATCCGCGAGGTTCTCCCCCGGGACGAACTCGAAGACGGTATAAAGGAGCCTCTCCGCCGTGGTGCCCGAATCAACGAGCCGGACGATGTTGGGATGGTGGAGCCTCGCGCAGAGCCGGATCTCCCGCTCGAAGCGCGCGACGCGGCGATCATGCTCGCCAACCAGCCCCGTCTGCAAAACCTTGATCGCGACGAGCTGGCCCGTCGCGACCTGACGCGCCTGATAAACAGTCCCAAACCCACCCTGGCCGAGGACACACACGATCTCATAACGATCCTGGAACAACGAACCCGCCCCGATCGTCGCCCCAGCAGCACGCTCGACCAACCCGAGCCGAGGACGCGGGTGCTCGCTCTCGCGCCGGCCAACGCTCACCCGCTTGGGAGTCACCTGGAAAGTATATGCGGCGAAGCGCGAGACGAAATGGGCGGGGCGAAGGTC is part of the Polyangium spumosum genome and encodes:
- a CDS encoding amidohydrolase family protein yields the protein MLIDADRHVIEPIDMWAHYLEEPFRERAPYFLDVGSGLQTRRLMLDGEPVHHKLSERAVRELAAVGTRRGPELWAGRDPAAQLRAMDRAHVDIALLFPTNTLSLLGIDTLDPALAGAITRAYNRWLHDFCAHDPARLRGVGVVNVHDPAAMVEDLACFAAWGWRAVVLRPNPVKGRILSDPAHEPFWAACERLDVAVALHEGAHARVPSAGADRFETRFALHACSHPMEQMMALLALIEGGVLERHPALRVAFLEAGCGWLPYWLWRLDEIEYRNLSGEVAENVRRRPSEYFRRQCFVAIEPDEPYLPELVRYLGEDNLIFGTDFPHLDHDSDITEKLAPLGQQLPGGVLEKILWDNPARLYSVQ
- a CDS encoding TOMM precursor leader peptide-binding protein; this translates as MNRVLRFAPHVRPARLGTEGLVLLGEHDEEILQGRLYALVAPLVDGIRTNAQIIAALRGRATAVEVYYTLTLLERSGYLTPASLVPPGEDAFWRSLGASGEAATERLSGTPVTVEALAGLDSSPFCESLRAAGARVGAGARLRVVLVGDYLAPELAEIHRQALAEGLCWVPVKPSGAAPWMGPVFHAGGPCWDCIAFRIRANRPVQTSLERDGALPASSSPRPASSAGLAAAHAFAALVIARWITGGGWSEIEDHVCVLDFGRLTLEKHAAQRRPQCPTCGDPGLVKRRAAAPMVFERRARLAARDGGSRVISPEETFARHRHLISPVTGVLSRVEPVAGRDGPPWFLHAAHYPVAPATGARAPRYFRAVAGGKGRNAAQARTSALCEGIERVSAIFQGDEPTLRARWADLGDEGVHPHELLGFSDSQYRTRDAWNTAARSARWHVPLPFDERREIDWTPVWSLATQRRRYLPTACCYDQVPVAPGERFCVYSSNGHAAGNCLEEAVLHGFFELVERDAVAIWWYNRLRRPGVDLASFGDPFFEEVEAAYRSSGRTLWVLDITTDLGIPVFAALSAAREDGGLDAGFGCHLDVHVAAQRALTELNQVHDPAGQRPPLLDVRMLEDRSFLIPADDTPPRRGKKAPRALEGSDLAADVLACVQIAARAGLETLVLDQTRPDLGLCVVKVTVPGLRHFWPRFGPGRLYDVPVRLGWRDRALDEAELNPVPFLT
- a CDS encoding protein kinase domain-containing protein — its product is MTPKRVSVGRRESEHPRPRLGLVERAAGATIGAGSLFQDRYEIVCVLGQGGFGTVYQARQVATGQLVAIKVLQTGLVGEHDRRVARFEREIRLCARLHHPNIVRLVDSGTTAERLLYTVFEFVPGENLADVLAREGALDPREARHLMLQVLDALSCAHAQGVVHRDIKPANIMVVPTGARRNAMVLDFGIGALVDAITGSRVNRTAATKDAVCTPGYAAPEQIQAMRPTARSDLYAWGLVFLECLTGEPVITGGSLQECLFKQMSRAPVPIPRPLWGHPLGELLREATLKDVRQRNVDAEGLFWRLQACDVNELEREDFIEPVAGRAQPPTTLPMRAEVRGSGVRLVPSARSPEAERRQLTALCHGLTALGPGPEAIDIEEVEELISLEQASCADVVRRHHGRFAGSLGEEVLSYFGCDTTPEDGALRACRAAQEILSRVRSQSAWLSAKRGIRLEVRIGLHTGLVGTRDIGGPAHALGTTPGIAARLSALAVPDTIVLSSTTARLLGGHFALVCGGTLPVEGQGRLVEVFLLRGEPVNG
- a CDS encoding TOMM system kinase/cyclase fusion protein, which encodes MRGKRIAESATLAGRYELLEVLGEGAFSTVYKARQLTTHQPVAVKVLRVVEGGGSQALNKRRIARFHREVHICAQMHHPNIVHLLDSGRADEGLVYSVFEFVPGKDLAKVLAEEGRLNPLEAQHFMLQVLDALACAHASGVVHRDLKPENLLVTTTGARRNVLVLDFGVGALMEEARRGKRRITMSHESLGTPAYAAPEQLRGLPLTRRSDLYAWGLMFLECLTGKRAAPGATMAEVMAAQLSPEPIPIPARIADHPLGRLLRRATEKDPAARSVTAEKLLRELEAIDLGDLAPSAWTTRPSTADGGGAGRARLIEGERRQITAVCCSLTAVSVKPGAVDLEELDQILGAEQEACVRITQERGGHVAGALGGAVLFYFGYPAAREDDAQRAAQAALAAMDEIRRVSAALEATRGVRAELRVGIHTGMVVARELHEPLTTGGGYVIGDTPKLACRLSRLAQPGAILASESTHRLLRGHFAFDEGGEQPLGNAAAPVELYLLQQGEPEGARAAPLVGRAREIEALLERWGRVRGGAGQAVVVSGEAGIGKSRLVHELRERIGGEAHAWLECRCTPRTTNSPFFPIIDALTRLLWPGREAAPEDRAARLEVLLARHGFDLAEAMPLFASFLSIPLPERWAPLDVSPQKLRDLTRNAVLSLLFEMAERDPLVLLVEDLHWADPSTLELLAQLTGELASARVYALFCARRELVTRWSPSAVHHVQLERLGRPEVEQMAAVASGGRILPPEVLDRIAARTDGVPLFVEELVRMMIESGALVEKAGRYELAGQLSELSIPSTLRDLLTARLDGLGRAKETAQVAAAIGREFTLDLLGAVSLLEPDELCEHLDQLVASELVYCKRRLRNPVYQFKHLLVRDAAYESMLRRSRRDVHARISTVLEEKFPDIPEGRPELFAYHLAASEQKRRAIGYAQKAVMGAMQRSANREAIVHARQALGWLSAVEDARERATVELELNGLLMPALMATRGYGATEPLSVARRSQDIMAELGDHPLAFVTSWTLFFYYHNLGSREEPMSMAQELHTAATRRKEPAEEAAALIALGECFFFAGRFEEARARLERAVSLYDPAEHRRYAVILGADLGVHARAMLSLVLWLLGYPEQSLAQGEAAIAWARELEHANSLGLALLYVGGLWHYRREPEHVRAVATELVELGERMGLEPWNVGGAALGAWVEHDLEAAARCLVKFGSFGGDAAIPYWSSLVAESEAARGRLDDAIARLRQALALAMKSREFYYVPELNRLLGTYLLRRGGDAIGEAEHRFREAIDVARAQRARMPELRATMALCRILVPRGRIDEPRRRLEEVLGGFSEGFGTADLKEARALLVELGGSSQRR
- a CDS encoding BMA_0021/BMA_0022 family TOMM bacteriocin is translated as MRRKPDLWALAAMALVLSSSASASDTEKLEAPEGGAATETDIEDVAVDDFSEVWIKAVVKAWDDETFKQALIADPAKALEEYFDYKLPRDIHLEIVDSQPGKPAPYKLALPAKPDLLPPGPDRRQRAPMKAAMVEMDMDMMREVPGFWVPC